Proteins co-encoded in one Nitrospira sp. genomic window:
- a CDS encoding DNA topoisomerase VI subunit B yields the protein MGARQREISVSEFFTKNRHLLGFDNPRKALLTCVKEAVDNALDACEEAGILPDVTVKLEVVSNGEPVAPSQASRFRITVTDNGPGIVRQQIPRIFAKLLYGSKFHRLRMSRGQQGIGISAAGMYGQLTTGKPVKIISRIGPKAAAHFFEVQIDTKKNEPLVHENKQIDWEQPQGTQVTLEVEGKYQKGRASVDEWLEQTSIANPHVRLIYHTPEKETKEYPRTYHELPPQPREIKPHPYGIEFGMLLKMLQDTKSHALSGFLAADFCRVSPELADEICKAAKVSPNVKPRELKGPVAETLYKTLQETKIMAPPTNCISPIGEKAILSGLYKQIKGEFYTAVSRPPGVYRGNPFIIEAGLAYGNRPQDENKRQQPAMPKAEGEHEEEDSELARVIRYANRVPLLYQQSACSMFKAVLSTTWKNYGLTQSRGALPGGPMVIFVHMASVWVPFTSESKEAIADYDEIQKEITLALRECGRRLGLFIRRRERAASEFRRRNIFELYIEEVVDACNRLKGGTLPKEKLKAQLQKIATSRTGGQKTDEALGKTSAGPEGLPHSIIVTADGIEGEAELATQVEAHQSSARPTTETDLLGDAMPIGTRAKNGKTLPPVDPEQVPKRAKKKSDQTALFANTPNTGKTPGKKSVKSAETAVPRRKK from the coding sequence ATGGGGGCGCGTCAACGGGAAATCTCTGTCTCGGAATTTTTCACGAAGAACCGGCACTTGCTCGGCTTCGACAATCCACGCAAGGCGCTACTGACTTGCGTCAAGGAGGCGGTCGATAACGCACTCGATGCCTGTGAAGAGGCGGGAATTCTTCCGGATGTCACGGTCAAGCTGGAGGTGGTGTCGAACGGGGAGCCGGTGGCACCCAGCCAGGCGAGTCGATTTCGTATCACGGTGACGGACAATGGCCCCGGCATCGTGCGCCAGCAGATTCCCCGGATTTTCGCGAAGCTGCTCTATGGGTCCAAGTTCCACCGGTTGCGGATGAGCCGTGGACAACAAGGGATCGGTATTTCCGCCGCAGGAATGTATGGACAACTGACGACCGGCAAGCCGGTCAAAATTATTTCCCGAATTGGTCCGAAGGCTGCCGCGCATTTCTTCGAAGTCCAGATTGATACGAAGAAGAACGAGCCGTTGGTTCACGAGAATAAACAGATCGACTGGGAGCAGCCACAAGGCACGCAGGTTACGCTGGAAGTCGAAGGTAAGTATCAGAAGGGCCGCGCATCGGTCGATGAATGGCTGGAGCAGACCTCGATCGCCAATCCGCACGTCAGGCTGATCTATCACACGCCCGAAAAGGAAACGAAGGAATATCCGCGCACCTACCACGAGCTGCCACCACAACCCCGTGAGATCAAGCCCCATCCATACGGTATTGAGTTCGGTATGTTGCTCAAGATGTTGCAGGACACGAAGAGCCACGCGCTCTCCGGGTTTCTCGCTGCCGATTTTTGCCGCGTGTCTCCGGAACTCGCTGATGAGATCTGCAAAGCCGCCAAGGTGTCTCCGAACGTCAAGCCTCGTGAGCTGAAGGGGCCAGTAGCGGAGACGCTGTATAAGACACTACAAGAAACAAAGATCATGGCGCCGCCGACCAACTGTATTTCGCCGATCGGCGAGAAGGCGATCCTCTCAGGACTCTATAAGCAGATTAAGGGTGAGTTTTACACGGCTGTCAGTCGCCCACCGGGGGTGTATCGCGGCAATCCGTTCATCATCGAAGCAGGACTGGCCTACGGCAATAGGCCTCAAGATGAAAACAAGCGGCAGCAGCCAGCCATGCCCAAGGCCGAAGGGGAGCATGAAGAGGAAGACTCGGAGCTCGCCCGCGTGATCCGCTACGCGAATCGGGTGCCGCTGCTGTATCAGCAATCAGCCTGTTCGATGTTCAAAGCCGTCCTGAGCACGACCTGGAAAAACTATGGCTTGACGCAGTCGCGTGGAGCCCTGCCGGGTGGCCCGATGGTGATCTTTGTGCACATGGCGTCGGTCTGGGTGCCGTTTACCAGTGAGTCCAAGGAAGCGATTGCGGATTACGACGAAATCCAAAAAGAAATCACGCTGGCGCTTCGCGAGTGCGGCAGGCGGTTGGGACTCTTCATTCGAAGACGCGAACGGGCGGCCAGCGAATTTCGGCGACGGAATATTTTTGAGCTGTATATCGAGGAAGTCGTCGACGCGTGTAATCGGCTCAAGGGAGGCACGCTGCCGAAGGAAAAGTTGAAGGCACAGCTCCAGAAGATTGCGACGTCTCGGACGGGCGGCCAGAAAACCGACGAAGCCTTGGGGAAGACCAGTGCGGGACCAGAAGGGTTGCCGCATTCGATTATCGTGACGGCGGATGGCATAGAAGGCGAGGCGGAATTGGCCACTCAGGTCGAGGCTCATCAGTCATCAGCGAGGCCGACAACAGAGACTGATCTTCTCGGCGACGCGATGCCGATCGGCACGCGTGCAAAGAACGGGAAGACCTTGCCGCCGGTTGACCCTGAACAGGTTCCCAAGAGAGCAAAAAAGAAGTCAGATCAGACAGCGCTCTTTGCCAATACACCTAACACGGGCAAGACGCCTGGCAAGAAGTCGGTCAAGTCGGCAGAGACAGCCGTTCCTCGCAGGAAAAAGTAG